The Populus trichocarpa isolate Nisqually-1 chromosome 2, P.trichocarpa_v4.1, whole genome shotgun sequence genome has a window encoding:
- the LOC7494076 gene encoding U-box domain-containing protein 33 isoform X4: MLIRPAMKSLGDNAEYQNSHTRRYKKGMMDLQSRKAKYVQQCAPSSCQIWFICKGHLIHTGTSTDAFADLDPFTLNISGEITGLELELSEIPDMEEESDLHTPDALEQNSVEQLYKQLDRAMEEAEKFKREAFEESLIRGEAEKTSIKALRKAKVLGSLYAEELRHRKETEEALVKEKQEHGRTKDQRDETHLVAIDQRLLWETDRSKFDNKIKELGDEVLAYAEQCKEYEEERDELVKELSKKQAEDASSMHIHQLLSIFSLSEIEEASRNFDPSVKIGEGGYGNIYKGFLRHTPVAIKMLNPESMQGHAVFKQEVDVLSKLRHPHLVTLIGACSEACALIYEYLPNGNLEDRLNCEGNTPPLSWQVRIRIATELCSALIFLHSSTPTSIVHGDLKPGNVLLDANLSCKLSEFGICLADHNTRNITQYHKTDPEGTFLYLDPHFLTTGELSPKSDTYAFGIILLQLLTGRPEFGLVKEIRDVIDEENLTSLIDPLAGDWPFVQAMQLARLALKCCQMERSSRPDLASEVWSVLEPMRDSCGPLSRFQFGSLQCQTPPPYFICPILQEVMQDPHIAADGFTYEAEALRGWLESGHDTSPMTNLELERFELIPNHALRSVIQEWLQQH; this comes from the exons ATGCTGATTAGACCAGCGATGAAATCATTGGGAGACAATGCAGAGTATCAGAATAGTCACACTAGAAGATATAAGAA GGGAATGATGGATCTCCAGTCCAGAAAGGCCAAATATGTCCAACAGTGTGCACCTTCTTCCTGTCAAATTTGGTTTATCTGCAAGGGGCATCTCATACACACAGG GACTTCTACAGATGCATTTGCTGACCTGGATCCTTTTACACTAAATATAAGTGGGGAGATTACTGGACTTGAGCTAGAATTAAGTGAAATTCCCGATATGGAGGAAGAGAGTGATTTACATACTCCTGATGCTTTG GAACAGAATAGTGTTGAACAACTTTATAAACAATTGGACCGGGCCATGGAGGAGGCTGAAAAGTTTAAGCGAGAAGCATTTGAAGAGTCACTAATTCGAGGGGAAGCTGAAAAGACTTCCATCAAAGCTCTTCGTAAG GCCAAAGTATTGGGAAGCCTGTATGCCGAGGAGTTAAGGCACAGGAAAGAAACCGAGGAAGCActagtaaaagaaaaacaagagcatGGAAGAACGAAGGACCAACGAGATGAAACACATTTGGTTGCCATTGATCAGAGATTATTGTGGGAGACTGATCGTTCAAAATTTGATAATAAGATAAAAGAGTTGGGTGACGAAGTACTTGCTTATGCAGAACAGTGTAAGGAATATGAGGAAGAAAGAGATGAGTTAGTTAAGGAACTTTCAAAAAAGCAAGCAGAAGATGCCTCGAGCATGCATATTCATCAGCTTCTTTCTATCTTCTCTTTGTCAGAGATTGAGGAAGCATCTCGCAATTTTGACCCATCAGTAAAGATCGGAGAAGGTGGGTACGGGAACATTTATAAAGGTTTCCTTCGTCATACCCCAGTAGCTATAAAAATGCTGAACCCAGAAAGCATGCAGGGGCATGCTGTGTTTAAACAGGAG GTTGATGTATTGAGTAAGTTGAGGCATCCACACCTGGTCACTCTCATCGGAGCCTGCTCTGAAGCTTGTGCTCTAATCTATGAATATCTTCCAAACGGAAACCTTGAAGACCGCCTCAATTGTGAAGGCAACACTCCACCATTGTCATGGCAAGTCCGAATACGCATAGCCACTGAGTTATGCTCTGCCCTAATATTTCTTCATTCCAGTACTCCTACAAGCATTGTGCATGGTGATTTAAAACCTGGAAATGTACTCCTTGATGCCAATCTCTCATGTAAACTCAGTGAGTTTGGAATCTGTCTAGCTGATCACAACACAAGAAACATCACGCAATATCACAAAACTGATCCAGAGGGCACCTTTCTCTACCTGGATCCTCATTTTCTTACAACAGGAGAGTTGTCTCCCAAGTCAGACACTTACGCATTTGGAATCATACTCTTACAGTTGTTGACTGGGAGACCAGAATTTGGCCTGGTAAAGGAAATCAGAGATGTGATAGATGAGGAAAATCTGACCTCCTTGATAGATCCCTTAGCTGGGGATTGGCCATTTGTGCAAGCCATGCAATTGGCTCGTCTGGCTTTGAAATGCTGTCAAATGGAACGAAGCAGCCGCCCTGACCTTGCCTCAGAAGTGTGGAGTGTGCTAGAACCAATGAGAGATTCTTGTGGGCCCTTATCAAGATTCCAGTTTGGTTCTCTACAATGTCAAACGCCTCCGCCTTATTTCATCTGTCCCATTTTACAG GAAGTTATGCAAGATCCTCACATTGCGGCAGATGGATTTACTTATGAAGCAGAGGCTTTGAGAGGCTGGCTGGAGAGCGGCCATGATACATCACCAATGACAAACCTGGAGCTTGAACGCTTTGAACTTATCCCTAACCATGCTCTTCGTTCTGTAATTCAGGAGTGGCTACAACAGCATTAA
- the LOC7494076 gene encoding U-box domain-containing protein 33 isoform X6 encodes MMDLQSRKAKYVQQCAPSSCQIWFICKGHLIHTGTSTDAFADLDPFTLNISGEITGLELELSEIPDMEEESDLHTPDALEQNSVEQLYKQLDRAMEEAEKFKREAFEESLIRGEAEKTSIKALRKAKVLGSLYAEELRHRKETEEALVKEKQEHGRTKDQRDETHLVAIDQRLLWETDRSKFDNKIKELGDEVLAYAEQCKEYEEERDELVKELSKKQAEDASSMHIHQLLSIFSLSEIEEASRNFDPSVKIGEGGYGNIYKGFLRHTPVAIKMLNPESMQGHAVFKQEVDVLSKLRHPHLVTLIGACSEACALIYEYLPNGNLEDRLNCEGNTPPLSWQVRIRIATELCSALIFLHSSTPTSIVHGDLKPGNVLLDANLSCKLSEFGICLADHNTRNITQYHKTDPEGTFLYLDPHFLTTGELSPKSDTYAFGIILLQLLTGRPEFGLVKEIRDVIDEENLTSLIDPLAGDWPFVQAMQLARLALKCCQMERSSRPDLASEVWSVLEPMRDSCGPLSRFQFGSLQCQTPPPYFICPILQEVMQDPHIAADGFTYEAEALRGWLESGHDTSPMTNLELERFELIPNHALRSVIQEWLQQH; translated from the exons ATGATGGATCTCCAGTCCAGAAAGGCCAAATATGTCCAACAGTGTGCACCTTCTTCCTGTCAAATTTGGTTTATCTGCAAGGGGCATCTCATACACACAGG GACTTCTACAGATGCATTTGCTGACCTGGATCCTTTTACACTAAATATAAGTGGGGAGATTACTGGACTTGAGCTAGAATTAAGTGAAATTCCCGATATGGAGGAAGAGAGTGATTTACATACTCCTGATGCTTTG GAACAGAATAGTGTTGAACAACTTTATAAACAATTGGACCGGGCCATGGAGGAGGCTGAAAAGTTTAAGCGAGAAGCATTTGAAGAGTCACTAATTCGAGGGGAAGCTGAAAAGACTTCCATCAAAGCTCTTCGTAAG GCCAAAGTATTGGGAAGCCTGTATGCCGAGGAGTTAAGGCACAGGAAAGAAACCGAGGAAGCActagtaaaagaaaaacaagagcatGGAAGAACGAAGGACCAACGAGATGAAACACATTTGGTTGCCATTGATCAGAGATTATTGTGGGAGACTGATCGTTCAAAATTTGATAATAAGATAAAAGAGTTGGGTGACGAAGTACTTGCTTATGCAGAACAGTGTAAGGAATATGAGGAAGAAAGAGATGAGTTAGTTAAGGAACTTTCAAAAAAGCAAGCAGAAGATGCCTCGAGCATGCATATTCATCAGCTTCTTTCTATCTTCTCTTTGTCAGAGATTGAGGAAGCATCTCGCAATTTTGACCCATCAGTAAAGATCGGAGAAGGTGGGTACGGGAACATTTATAAAGGTTTCCTTCGTCATACCCCAGTAGCTATAAAAATGCTGAACCCAGAAAGCATGCAGGGGCATGCTGTGTTTAAACAGGAG GTTGATGTATTGAGTAAGTTGAGGCATCCACACCTGGTCACTCTCATCGGAGCCTGCTCTGAAGCTTGTGCTCTAATCTATGAATATCTTCCAAACGGAAACCTTGAAGACCGCCTCAATTGTGAAGGCAACACTCCACCATTGTCATGGCAAGTCCGAATACGCATAGCCACTGAGTTATGCTCTGCCCTAATATTTCTTCATTCCAGTACTCCTACAAGCATTGTGCATGGTGATTTAAAACCTGGAAATGTACTCCTTGATGCCAATCTCTCATGTAAACTCAGTGAGTTTGGAATCTGTCTAGCTGATCACAACACAAGAAACATCACGCAATATCACAAAACTGATCCAGAGGGCACCTTTCTCTACCTGGATCCTCATTTTCTTACAACAGGAGAGTTGTCTCCCAAGTCAGACACTTACGCATTTGGAATCATACTCTTACAGTTGTTGACTGGGAGACCAGAATTTGGCCTGGTAAAGGAAATCAGAGATGTGATAGATGAGGAAAATCTGACCTCCTTGATAGATCCCTTAGCTGGGGATTGGCCATTTGTGCAAGCCATGCAATTGGCTCGTCTGGCTTTGAAATGCTGTCAAATGGAACGAAGCAGCCGCCCTGACCTTGCCTCAGAAGTGTGGAGTGTGCTAGAACCAATGAGAGATTCTTGTGGGCCCTTATCAAGATTCCAGTTTGGTTCTCTACAATGTCAAACGCCTCCGCCTTATTTCATCTGTCCCATTTTACAG GAAGTTATGCAAGATCCTCACATTGCGGCAGATGGATTTACTTATGAAGCAGAGGCTTTGAGAGGCTGGCTGGAGAGCGGCCATGATACATCACCAATGACAAACCTGGAGCTTGAACGCTTTGAACTTATCCCTAACCATGCTCTTCGTTCTGTAATTCAGGAGTGGCTACAACAGCATTAA